A single genomic interval of Schistocerca americana isolate TAMUIC-IGC-003095 chromosome 2, iqSchAmer2.1, whole genome shotgun sequence harbors:
- the LOC124595730 gene encoding glutathione S-transferase D6-like, producing the protein MAPIILYDYDASPPCTLVRIVARLVGVELKKVKLNDVIQELASTEMTQKNPQRTIPTLDDNGLILAESRAIAMYLISKYAKDDSLYPSDPSKRALVDQRLFFDFDIYGAIGKIWYAVIDGKPPDQTYVDKVNGGLETWNRMLEGKQWLAGDNITLADYSAALIVSTTQNVPKTEFNPYKYKNVAEWLSRVESSNQNYADEIKVFREAVKPHLEKIQKKSK; encoded by the exons ATGGCGCCAATAATTCTATACGATTACGACGCGAGCCCTCCGTGCACCCTAGTGCGTATTGTAGCCCGCCTGGTTGGCGTGGAGCTCAAGAAAGTGAAACTAAATGACGTCATACAAGAACTGGCTTCTACTGAAATGACGCAG AAAAACCCGCAGCGCACAATTCCGACGCTGGACGACAACGGTTTAATTCTTGCTGAAAG CCGTGCTATCGCTATGTATCTAATATCGAAATACGCGAAGGACGATTCACTGTACCCGAGTGACCCGTCTAAGCGAGCTCTTGTAGATCAGCGGCTGTTTTTTGACTTCGATATCTATGGAGCTATTGGGAAAATATGG tATGCAGTTATTGACGGAAAACCACCAGACCAGACGTATGTGGACAAAGTAAACGGTGGACTAGAGACTTGGAACAGAATGCTAGAAGGAAAGCAATGGCTCGCAGGGGATAACATCACACTGGCTGATTACTCTGCTGCTCTAATTGTGTCAACAACTCAG AATGTTCCTAAAACGGAATTTAATCCatacaagtacaaaaatgttgctgAGTGGCTCTCTAGAGTTGAGAGCTCTAACCAAAACTACGCAGACGAGATTAAAGTATTTCGTGAAGCCGTGAAACCTCATCtagaaaagatacaaaaaaaatcaAAGTGA